Proteins encoded together in one Pseudoroseomonas cervicalis window:
- a CDS encoding response regulator transcription factor — translation MRILLVEDDAEVGRFVKKGLQEAGHTVEHAANGRDGLFMAAGESFDLLVLDRMLPGGVDGVRLVETLRGQGNHTPVLFLSALAGVDERVKGLKAGGDDYLVKPFAFAELLARVEALGRRPAVDAPATRLKVADLELDLLSRTVTRAGRKIDIQPREFRLLEHLMRHAGQVVTRTMLLEKVWDYHFDPQTNVIDVHVSRLRQKLDKGQDKPLIHTVRNAGYMIRAEP, via the coding sequence ATGCGTATCCTGCTGGTGGAAGACGATGCCGAGGTCGGCCGCTTCGTGAAGAAGGGGCTGCAGGAAGCCGGGCACACGGTCGAGCACGCGGCCAATGGCCGGGACGGGTTGTTCATGGCGGCGGGCGAGAGCTTCGACCTGCTGGTGCTGGACCGCATGCTGCCGGGCGGGGTGGACGGTGTCCGCCTGGTGGAGACGCTGCGCGGCCAGGGCAACCACACGCCCGTGCTGTTCCTCTCGGCGCTGGCCGGGGTGGATGAGCGGGTGAAGGGGCTGAAGGCCGGCGGCGACGACTACCTGGTCAAGCCCTTCGCCTTCGCGGAACTCCTGGCCCGCGTCGAGGCGCTGGGCCGCCGCCCGGCGGTGGATGCGCCGGCGACGCGGCTGAAGGTCGCCGATCTGGAGCTGGACCTGCTGTCGCGCACGGTGACGCGGGCGGGGCGCAAGATCGACATCCAGCCGCGCGAATTCCGCCTGCTGGAGCATCTGATGCGCCATGCCGGCCAGGTCGTCACCCGCACCATGCTGCTGGAGAAGGTGTGGGACTATCATTTCGACCCGCAGACCAATGTCATCGACGTGCATGTCTCCCGCCTGCGGCAGAAGCTGGACAAGGGCCAGGACAAGCCGCTGATCCACACGGTGCGCAACGCCGGCTACATGATCCGCGCCGAGCCCTGA
- a CDS encoding enoyl-CoA hydratase/isomerase family protein, producing MDDAAQSLVATREGPQGEVGRLLMNRPRALNALDLAMIDGFAAAIAAWRDDASLRLVLLEGAGDRAFCAGGDVRQVRLDVLEGRPEAVAAFFTREYAVNAAIASFPRPWVSLIDGVCMGGGLGVSVHGSHRIVTEHALLAMPETAIALFPDVGTSHVLPRLPGGPEGGLGRWIALTGARLKGAEAVSAGLATHYVPRERLPALREALLESGDIAVLDRFAEAPGETRIDALRPAIARCFGQPDRAGIEAALEAENTDWAREQLAILRRVSPTSVAVTLELLRRGAALDLAACLALELALTRPVTQHPDFAEGVRSVLVDKDQAPNWAETARIGDIFPAA from the coding sequence CTGCTGATGAACCGCCCGCGCGCGCTGAACGCGCTGGACCTGGCCATGATCGACGGCTTCGCCGCCGCCATCGCCGCCTGGCGCGACGATGCCTCGCTGCGCCTGGTGCTGCTGGAGGGCGCCGGCGACCGCGCCTTCTGCGCCGGCGGCGATGTGCGCCAGGTGCGGCTCGACGTGCTGGAGGGAAGGCCCGAGGCGGTCGCCGCCTTCTTCACCCGCGAATACGCCGTCAACGCCGCCATCGCGTCCTTCCCCCGCCCCTGGGTCAGCCTGATCGACGGCGTCTGCATGGGCGGCGGGCTCGGCGTCTCGGTGCATGGCAGCCACCGCATCGTCACCGAGCACGCGCTGCTGGCCATGCCGGAGACCGCCATCGCCCTCTTCCCCGATGTCGGCACCAGCCATGTCCTGCCGCGCCTGCCGGGCGGGCCGGAGGGCGGGCTCGGCCGCTGGATCGCGCTGACCGGCGCGCGGCTGAAGGGGGCGGAGGCGGTCTCCGCCGGGCTCGCCACCCATTACGTGCCGCGCGAACGCCTCCCCGCGCTGCGCGAGGCGCTGCTGGAAAGCGGCGACATCGCCGTGCTGGACCGCTTCGCCGAAGCGCCCGGCGAGACCCGCATCGACGCGCTGCGCCCGGCCATCGCCCGCTGCTTCGGCCAGCCCGACCGCGCCGGCATCGAGGCGGCGCTGGAAGCCGAGAACACCGACTGGGCGCGCGAGCAGCTGGCCATCCTGCGCCGCGTCTCCCCCACCTCCGTCGCCGTCACGCTGGAATTGCTGCGGCGCGGCGCGGCGCTGGATCTCGCCGCCTGCCTGGCGCTGGAACTGGCCCTGACCCGGCCGGTCACCCAGCATCCGGATTTCGCCGAAGGGGTGCGCTCCGTGCTGGTCGACAAGGACCAGGCGCCGAACTGGGCGGAGACGGCGCGGATCGGGGATATCTTTCCGGCAGCATAA
- a CDS encoding YbfB/YjiJ family MFS transporter — MRRPAATLATALAGAGALCVGIGLARFAYVPIFPAMVAAGWVDGGGAGLLGACNFSGYLVGALGGRWLGRRLGVPRALDAGMVLALLCFLACALHWGGVSGLLWLALWRALAGVAGGVLMALAGPAVQAVTPVEGRGAAGGVVVSGVGAGVVLGALAVPALRPAGVEAIWLGLAALTLLLWLWLRPRWPDPPAAEVMRLPQAQAVPRAAALMTAYGLSAAGMAAPMVYLADLGARGHGLGPLALGALWALFGLGGVAGTLLGGRAVGRIGGRATLLVWLTVQVAALLAALGPGGGFVLLAALLGGFSGIGISAVALGAVRQLSGVAAGLLWVRATALYALAQALTGFVLAALFRASGDSHALVFAVALALSVLGLLVALRVPRLRP, encoded by the coding sequence ATGAGGCGGCCGGCCGCCACGCTGGCCACGGCGCTGGCCGGGGCCGGGGCGCTGTGCGTCGGCATCGGGCTGGCGCGCTTCGCCTATGTGCCGATCTTCCCCGCCATGGTCGCCGCCGGCTGGGTGGATGGCGGCGGGGCCGGGCTGCTCGGCGCCTGCAATTTCTCCGGCTATCTCGTGGGGGCGCTGGGCGGGCGGTGGCTGGGCCGGCGGCTCGGCGTGCCGCGCGCGCTGGATGCCGGCATGGTGCTGGCCCTGCTCTGCTTCCTGGCCTGCGCGCTGCATTGGGGCGGGGTGTCGGGGCTGCTCTGGCTGGCGCTGTGGCGGGCGCTGGCGGGGGTGGCGGGCGGGGTGCTGATGGCGCTGGCCGGCCCGGCCGTGCAGGCGGTGACGCCGGTGGAGGGGCGTGGCGCGGCGGGGGGCGTGGTGGTCTCGGGCGTCGGTGCCGGGGTGGTGCTGGGGGCGCTGGCGGTGCCGGCGCTGCGGCCGGCGGGGGTGGAGGCGATCTGGCTCGGCCTGGCGGCGCTGACGCTGCTGCTGTGGCTCTGGCTGCGGCCGCGCTGGCCGGACCCGCCGGCGGCCGAGGTGATGCGGCTGCCGCAGGCGCAGGCGGTGCCGCGTGCGGCGGCGCTGATGACGGCCTATGGGCTGTCGGCGGCGGGGATGGCGGCGCCGATGGTGTATCTGGCCGATCTCGGCGCGCGCGGGCATGGGCTGGGGCCGCTGGCGCTGGGCGCGCTGTGGGCGCTGTTCGGGCTGGGCGGGGTGGCGGGCACGCTGCTGGGCGGGCGGGCGGTGGGGCGCATCGGCGGCCGCGCGACGCTGCTGGTCTGGCTCACGGTGCAGGTGGCGGCGCTGCTGGCGGCGCTGGGGCCGGGCGGCGGCTTCGTGCTGCTGGCGGCGCTGCTGGGCGGGTTTTCCGGCATCGGCATTTCCGCCGTGGCGCTGGGCGCGGTGCGGCAGCTATCGGGGGTGGCGGCGGGGCTGCTCTGGGTGCGGGCGACGGCCTTGTATGCGCTGGCGCAGGCGCTGACCGGCTTCGTGCTGGCGGCGCTGTTCCGCGCCAGTGGCGACAGCCATGCGCTGGTCTTTGCGGTGGCGCTGGCGCTGTCGGTGCTGGGCCTGCTGGTGGCGCTGCGGGTGCCGCGGCTGCGCCCCTGA
- a CDS encoding HAMP domain-containing sensor histidine kinase, translated as MPHRRKQYPGPLWRLLSSAGFRFATLFAALFLAAGLAFAGVLWWGTAGTLERQTDAAIRADAHALAERWRDSGADGAVEAIGERLALDAEGQSLYLLLDPRGGRLAGNLAALPPQAEARSGAGWYRLSLDHDEDAPGEARLYVLDLPGGATLAVGREVGEKQRLRALLTEGLAWAACAALLFALLGAWLMRRALERRLSPAATTAAVIAGGDLSHRVPLSLHDDEFDRLGASMNAMLDRIAHLMDGVRGVSDAIAHDLRTPISRARSGLEEALISDSDDPAVLRGAIERGIADLDNVTRVFQAVLRIAEVEAGARRAAFAPFDLALVLADATELYGASAEARGQALQTEWPEALPLVGDRDLLLQVLANLLDNAVKFTPPGGTISVSAEREAEAVVVQVADEGPGLAPEDRQRVGERFFRTDQARTTPGSGLGLSLVRAVVQLHGGALWFEDAGGPPERPGLRVLFRLPATPDGTA; from the coding sequence ATGCCGCACCGGCGCAAGCAGTATCCGGGCCCGCTGTGGCGGCTGCTCTCCTCGGCGGGGTTCCGCTTCGCGACGCTGTTCGCGGCGCTGTTCCTGGCGGCGGGGCTGGCCTTCGCCGGCGTGCTCTGGTGGGGCACGGCCGGCACGCTGGAGCGGCAGACCGATGCCGCGATCCGCGCCGACGCCCATGCCCTGGCCGAGCGCTGGCGCGATTCCGGCGCCGATGGCGCGGTGGAGGCGATCGGCGAGCGGCTGGCCCTCGATGCCGAGGGGCAGTCGCTCTACCTGCTGCTGGACCCGCGGGGCGGGCGGCTGGCCGGCAATCTCGCCGCCCTGCCGCCGCAGGCCGAGGCGCGCTCCGGCGCCGGGTGGTACCGGCTCAGCCTCGACCATGACGAGGACGCGCCGGGCGAGGCGCGGCTCTATGTGCTCGACCTGCCGGGGGGCGCGACGCTCGCCGTCGGGCGCGAGGTCGGCGAGAAGCAGCGGCTGCGCGCCCTGCTGACCGAGGGGCTGGCCTGGGCCGCCTGCGCCGCGCTGCTCTTCGCGCTGCTCGGCGCCTGGCTGATGCGGCGCGCGCTGGAGCGGCGGCTGAGCCCGGCGGCCACCACCGCCGCGGTGATCGCCGGCGGCGATCTGTCGCACCGCGTGCCGCTCTCCCTGCATGACGACGAGTTCGACCGGCTGGGCGCCAGCATGAACGCCATGCTGGACCGCATCGCGCATCTGATGGACGGGGTGCGCGGCGTGTCGGACGCCATCGCGCATGATCTGCGCACGCCGATCTCGCGCGCCCGCTCCGGGCTGGAGGAGGCGCTGATCTCCGACAGCGACGACCCGGCGGTGCTGCGCGGCGCGATCGAGCGCGGCATCGCCGATCTCGACAACGTCACCCGCGTCTTCCAGGCGGTGCTGCGCATCGCCGAGGTGGAGGCGGGCGCCCGCCGCGCCGCCTTCGCGCCCTTCGACCTGGCGCTGGTACTGGCCGATGCGACCGAGCTGTACGGCGCCTCGGCCGAGGCGCGCGGCCAGGCGCTGCAGACCGAATGGCCGGAAGCGCTGCCGCTGGTGGGCGATCGCGACCTGCTGCTGCAGGTGCTGGCGAACCTGCTGGACAATGCGGTGAAGTTCACCCCGCCCGGCGGCACCATCAGCGTCTCGGCCGAGCGCGAGGCGGAGGCGGTGGTGGTGCAGGTGGCGGATGAGGGCCCCGGCCTGGCGCCGGAGGACCGGCAGCGCGTCGGCGAGCGCTTCTTCCGCACCGACCAGGCGCGCACCACGCCGGGCTCCGGGCTCGGCCTGTCGCTGGTGCGGGCGGTGGTGCAGCTGCATGGCGGCGCGCTGTGGTTCGAGGATGCCGGCGGCCCGCCGGAGCGGCCCGGTCTGCGGGTGCTGTTCCGCCTGCCGGCGACCCCCGACGGGACGGCATGA